A genomic segment from Malus domestica chromosome 05, GDT2T_hap1 encodes:
- the LOC103445272 gene encoding LOW QUALITY PROTEIN: transcriptional elongation regulator MINIYO (The sequence of the model RefSeq protein was modified relative to this genomic sequence to represent the inferred CDS: inserted 5 bases in 3 codons), which translates to MAKESTKASGPAKRKPKVIFGTKALQTSDGDGASSLVGGIVEKGISDMPLSGPTPPPRPTVLPFPVARHRSAGPHWGPVNSKLGGEEDGGEGDDEDDEDVMDFEHIRDFAIRVERKKKKDMDFSKWAEKELDDNSSRTLRETMEFSTRKIESNKLLSRQKNEHVSALGNLKIEQEFVLGNSKSEQESVLGNSKSEQESVFNNMEIEADMNANSMPDNIRNEQGESVSLEAQIDEENHARLQGMSADEIEEAQAEIMGXDPALLQVLKRRGEEKLRKQRSPSSDNNEPKASSSSHSGPSHVATKITSNDTQTSVKDRLEQNSGKASGSLWNAWSERVQAVRDLRFSLDGTVIINGFHQISQSSNLSERDYLRTEGDPGAAGYTIKEAVSLTRSVIPGQRTLALHFLSTVLDKALQNIQAQDQFIGKDTSKLDKSADWEAVWAYALGPEPELILSLRICLDDNHNNVVLACAKVLHRILSCDVNESFFDVSEKIATLHMDIFTAPVFRSKPEIDVGFLRGGFWKYNAKPSNIFALDEEIINDETEGKGTIQDDVVVAGQDFVAGLVRMGILPRLRYVLESDPLAALEEYTISILIAIARHSPKCAVAIMNCERLLETIISRFIAKDTVDIQPSKIKSVRLLKVLAQSNRKNCVAFIKNGTFQTMTWHLYQSISFLDNWVKSGKENCKLSSALKVEQLRFWKVFIQHGYCVSYFSDIFRNLCLWLNAPTIEKLIENDVLGEFASISAEGYLVLEALARRLPSLFSQMRLSNEISEHSGYGTEFWSWXPMVDIALKWIVLKNDPSICKFFERENGSRGGLTAQDLSVTSLLWVYSAVVHMLFRVLERVIPDDSVHSLESGGHVPWLPEFVPKVGLEMIKNGFMGHSDTLDAKYGIDPKGDGSFIEKLCHLRNLGSCETSLASVCCLQGLVGIIVSIDKLIVLARTGVQTPPQNYTSSREEKILKDGLLKWSLVELRTVQNTFMKLVASEWPRVQSIEMFGRGGPAPGVGVGWGASGGGYWSGTVLLSQADARFLVYLLETWKLVSNFDSPTEEEMTFTMLAINSSLVVCVGAGPTDRTYVTKALNILLDVSVLKYLDLCIRRFLSSNGGMKLFDWDYKEEDYLLFSKTLASHFSDRWLSVKKKLKDSDGMKSSDSKSLKKGKASLNTIYEESDTPPMISQNCTSLVAEWAHQRLPLPISWFLSPISTLCDSKHAGLKKFSNVQDLMQDQGDFLGVAKSGLFFLLGIEALSSFLPVDVPSPVNSVSLVWKLHSLSVILLVGMGVVEEEKSRVVFEALQDLYGNLVHQARPSTLLPEPRNENNLDVLAFQSEVHESYSVFIETLVDQFSAVSYGDLIYGRQVAVYLHRCVEAPVRLAAWNTLTNSRVLEXLPPLEKCFTDAEGYLEPAEDNPGILEAYVKSWTSGALDRAASRGSLAYKLVIHHLSAFIFNSYTGDKLLLRNKLSRSLLRDYSLKQQHEAMMLNLIQYNKPSIPHETKHEDGVPVGNDVEKRLELLNETCELNSSLLAAVEKIKSSLKNNLS; encoded by the exons ATGGCGAAGGAAAGCACCAAAGCAAGCGGTCCAGCCAAGAGGAAGCCGAAGGTCATATTTGGCACCAAAGCACTTCAGACGAGCGACGGCGATGGAGCTTCGAGCTTAGTCGGTGGCATAGTCGAGAAAGGTATTTCCGATATGCCGCTGTCGGGCCCCACTCCACCGCCTCGGCCGACGGTTCTTCCTTTCCCCGTCGCTCGCCACCGTTCCGCCGGCCCT CATTGGGGTCCGGTGAATAGTAAATTGGGTGGTgaggaggatggtggtgaaggggatgatgaggatgatgaagatgttATGGACTTCGAACACATCAGGGATTTCGCTATACGGgttgagaggaagaagaagaaggatatGGACTTCAGTAAGTGGGCAGAGAAGGAGCTTGATGATAATAGCTCAAGAACTTTAAGGGAAACAATGGAATTTAGTACTAGAAAAATTGAGTCAAATAAATTGCTTTCCCGGCAAAAGAATGAACATGTATCTGCATTGGGTAACTTGAAGATTGAACAAGAATTTGTGTTGGGTAACTCGAAGAGCGAACAAGAATCTGTGTTGGGTAACTCGAAGAGTGAACAAGAATCTGTGTTTAACAACATGGAAATTGAAGCGGACATGAATGCAAATTCCATGCCTGATAATATTCGAAATGAACAAGGGGAATCTGTGTCACTTGAGGCTCAGATTGATGAAGAGAACCATGCACGGTTGCAAGGGATGTCTGCAGATGAGATTGAAGAAGCACAGGCGGAGATCATGGG AGACCCTGCATTGCTCCAAGTACTCAAACGGAGGGGTGAAGAGAAATTGAGGAAGCAAAGAAGCCCCAGCTCAGATAACAATGAACCAAAAGCTTCCTCTAGCTCTCACAGTGGGCCGTCTCATGTGGCTACAAAAATTACTTCAAACGATACACAAACTTCAGTTAAGGATAGATTGGAGCAGAATTCAGGCAAAGCCAGTGGCAGTTTGTGGAATGCTTGGAGTGAGAGAGTCCAGGCAGTTAGGGACTTAAGGTTTTCCTTGGATGGAACTGTTATTATAAATGGCTTCCACCAGATATCTCAGAGTA GTAATTTATCCGAGCGTGACTACCTGCGTACTGAGGGGGATCCCGGTGCTGCTGGTTATACAATTAAAGAAGCAGTGTCTCTTACTAGGAGTGTG ATTCCTGGACAGAGGACGCTGGCTTTGCATTTCCTTTCAACTGTGCTTGATAAGGCATTACAAAATATTCAAGCACAAGATCAGTTTATTGGAAAAGATACTAGTAAACTCGACAAATCTGCTGACTGGGAAGCCGTTTGGGCTTATGCACTTGGCCCAGAACCTGAGCTTATTTTATCTCTTAG GATATGTCTCGATGATAACCACAATAATGTAGTTCTGGCTTGTGCCAAAGTTCTTCACCGCATATTAAGCTGTGATGTGAATGAGAGCTTCTTTGACGTCTCAGAG AAAATAGCAACCCTGCATATGGATATATTTACTGCCCCTGTATTCAGAAGCAAACCAGAGATTGATGTTGGTTTCCTTCGTGGTGGATTTTGGAAGTACAATGCCAAGCCATCTAATATATTTGCTCTTGATGAGGAAATTATTAATGATGAGACTGAAGGGAAAGGTACCATTCAGGATGATGTTGTAGTTGCTGGACAAGATTTTGTGGCAGGTTTGGTGCGGATGGGAATCCTTCCACGGCTTCGCTATGTTTTGGAG TCAGACCCTTTGGCAGCTTTGGAAGAATACACAATCTCTATACTTATTGCAATTGCAAGGCATTCCCCAAAATGTGCGGTTGCAATCATGAATTGTGAAAGGCTTCTTGAAACAATTATCAGCAGATTTATTGCAAAAGACACTGTAGATATCCAGCCTTCTAAAATAAAGTCTGTTAGACTTCTAAAG GTGTTGGCTCAATCTAATCGGAAGAACTGTGTTGCTTTTATAAAGAATGGGACTTTCCAAACTATGACATGGCATTTGTATCAATCTATTTCCTTCCTTGATAACTGGGTAAAATCTGGAAAGGAAAACTGTAAACTTTCTTCGGCTTTGAAGGTTGAACAACTGCGTTTTTGGAAGGTTTTTATTCAGCATGGCTATTGCGTGTCATACTTCTCAGATATTTTCCGTAACTTGTGCTTGTGGCTGAACGCACCTACAATTGAAAAACTTATTGAGAATGATGTACTTGGTGAATTTGCATCCATCTCTGCTGAGGGATACCTTGTTCTGGAGGCTTTGGCTAGACGGCTCCCAAGTCTGTTCTCACAGATGCGTCTGAGCAATGAAATCTCTGAGCATTCTGGTTACGGAACTGAATTCTGGTCTTG TCCGATGGTTGATATAGCTCTAAAGTGGATAGTTTTGAAGAATGATCCCAGCATATGCAAGTTCtttgagagagaaaatggaagtCGTGGTGGTCTTACTGCCCAGGATTTATCAGTCACTTCCTTGTTATGGGTGTATTCAGCTGTAGTACACATGCTTTTCAGAGTGCTTGAAAGAGTGATACCAGATGATTCTGTCCACTCACTTGAAAGTGGTGGTCATGTGCCATGGCTTCCAGAGTTTGTTCCTAAAGTGGGACTTGAAATGATTAAAAATGGGTTTATGGGCCATTCAGATACTCTTGATGCAAAATATGGAATAGATCCCAAGGGTGATGGCTCTTTCATTGAGAAACTGTGCCATTTGAGAAATCTGGGTAGCTGCGAAACATCATTAGCTTCTGTATGTTGCTTACAGGGGTTGGTGGGGATTATTGTTAGCATCGATAAATTGATAGTGTTAGCCAGGACAGGCGTCCAAACACCTCCCCAAAATTACACTTCATCAAGAGAAGAGAAAATACTTAAGGACGGTTTACTTAAGTGGTCCTTGGTTGAATTGAGAACTGTGCAAAATACTTTTATGAAGTTAGTTGCTTCTGAGTGGCCCCGTGTGCAGTCCATTGAGATGTTTGGCAGGGGAGGACCTGCTCCCGGGGTGGGAGTTGGCTGGGGTGCCTCTGGTGGAGGATATTGGTCTGGTACTGTTTTGTTATCACAGGCAGATGCAAGATTTCTCGTTTACTTACTTGAAACTTGGAAGCTTGTGTCCAATTTTGATAGCCCCACAGAAGAAGAAATGACTTTTACTATGCTGGCAATTAATTCGTCTTTAGTAGTATGTGTAGGTGCTGGACCAACAGACAGGACTTATGTGACAAAGGCGTTAAACATTTTGCTTGATGTATCGGTTCTTAAGTATCTTGATCTCTGTATTCGACGTTTTCTTTCCTCAAATGGGGGAATGAAACTGTTTGATTGGGATTATAAAGAAGAGGATTACCTACTCTTTAGTAAAACATTAGCTTCTCATTTCAGCGACAGATGGTTATCTGTAAAGAAAAAGCTCAAAGATAGTGATGGCATGAAATCCTCTGATAGTAAATCACTGAAAAAGGGTAAAGCTTCCCTCAATACCATATACGAGGAATCGGACACACCACCTATGATCAGTCAAAATTGCACATCTTTAGTTGCAGAGTGGGCTCACCAGAGACTGCCACTACCCATTTCCTGGTTTCTCAGTCCAATCTCGACCCTTTGTGATAGCAAGCATGCTGGTCTTAAGAAGTTCTCCAATGTACAAGACCTCATGCAGGATCAAGGTGATTTTCTTGGAGTTGCCAAATCtgggcttttcttccttttgggtATTGAAGCACTGTCCAGTTTCTTACCAGTTGACGTCCCATCCCCAGTTAATAGTGTTTCGTTGGTTTGGAAATTGCATTCTCTATCTGTGATCTTACTCGTTGGAATGGGTGTGGTTGAGGAGGAGAAGAGTAGGGTTGTTTTTGAAGCTTTACAAGATCTCTATGGGAATCTTGTTCATCAGGCAAGGCCGTCTACCTTATTGCCAGAACCTAGAAACGAAAACAACCTGGACGTTCTGGCATTCCAATCAGAGGTTCACGAGAGTTACTCAGTATTTATTGAAACTCTTGTGGATCAGTTTTCTGCCGTATCTTATGGTGATTTGATATATGGCCGGCAAGTTGCAGTTTATCTGCATCGTTGTGTGGAAGCTCCTGTGCGTCTTGCTGCCTGGAATACACTAACCAACTCTCGTGTTCTTG CTTTGCCACCTCTTGAGAAATGCTTTACTGATGCAGAGGGGTACCTTGAACCTGCTGAG GATAATCCGGGTATTTTGGAGGCGTACGTTAAGTCATGGACTTCTGGTGCCCTCGATAGGGCTGCAAGTCGAGGATCACTTGCGTATAAACTGGTTATCCACCACCTTTCGGCTTTCATTTTCAACTCTTACACTGGTGACAAGCTATTGCTTAGGAATAAGCTTTCAAGGTCTCTTTTGCGGGACTACTCTCTGAAGCAGCAACATGAG GCTATGATGCTGAACCTTATTCAATATAACAAGCCATCTATACCGCATGAGACCAAGCACGAGGATGGAGTGCCTGTGGGGAATGACGTTGAGAAGAGGCTCGAGTTACTGAACGAAACTTGTGAATTAAATTCCTCACTTTTAGCTGCTGTGGAGAAGATAAAGTCATCCTTAAAGAACAATCTGTCGTGA
- the LOC103409070 gene encoding acetylserotonin O-methyltransferase-like codes for MEDNQSVLTWEEEEEHVKVDVWKYVFGFVEIVVIKCAIELGIAEAIETRGSPMTLLELSSALRCDPSHIYRIMRVLVHLKIFKEQTTIQLGSKSYAQTPLSRLLLKSGENSMAELILLESSPTMLAPWHSLSSRVQGNLRNPVFEELHGKDLWSFGVANPDHNKLFNEAMACDARLAVPALVKSCVKVFKGVGTLVDVGGGNETTLRLLVEACPWIQGINFDLPHVVSDAQKPDRIEYVGGNMFDCVPKADAIIIKWVLHDWGDDDCIRILKKCREAIPIDKGKVIIVEAVIDEKDEKANSKLKKARLMLDMVMIAHTGTGKERTMEEWEYVLGEAGFSRHTITPIHTIQSVIQAFP; via the exons ATGGAGGATAATCAAAGTGTGTTAACatgggaagaggaagaagaacatGTGAAGGTGGATGTATGGAAATATGTGTTCGGGTTCGTTGAAATCGTAGTGATAAAATGTGCTATTGAGCTCGGGATAGCTGAAGCAATTGAAACCCGTGGAAGCCCCATGACCCTCTTAGAGCTCTCTTCTGCTTTAAGATGCGATCCTTCTCACATTTACCGCATCATGAGGGTTCTAGTACATCTCAAAATATTCAAAGAACAAACCACAATCCAATTAGGCTCCAAAAGTTATGCACAAACACCTTTGTCCCGCTTATTATTGAAATCTGGAGAAAATAGCATGGCGGAACTGATCTTGCTGGAGAGTAGTCCGACAATGTTGGCACCATGGCACAGCCTAAGTTCCCGAGTTCAAGGAAATCTTAGGAATCCAGTGTTTGAGGAACTACACGGTAAGGACCTATGGAGCTTTGGCGTGGCCAACCCTGATCACAACAAACTCTTCAATGAAGCAATGGCTTGTGATGCAAGGTTGGCTGTGCCTGCATTGGTTAAAAGCTGTGTAAAGGTGTTCAAAGGGGTTGGCACACTAGTAGATGTGGGAGGGGGTAATGAGACTACATTGCGCTTGTTGGTTGAGGCTTGTCCTTGGATTCAAGGCATCAACTTTGATCTTCCTCATGTTGTCTCTGATGCTCAGAAGCCTGACCGCATTGAATATGTTGGAGGCAACATGTTTGATTGTGTTCCGAAGGCTGATGCTATAATTATCAAG TGGGTTCTTCACGACTGGGGAGACGATGATTGCATCCGTATCCTGAAGAAGTGCAGGGAAGCTATTCCTATAGACAAAGGGAAGGTGATCATCGTAGAAGCTGTTATTGACGAAAAAGATGagaaagcaaactcaaagttaAAAAAGGCGAGACTGATGCTGGACATGGTGATGATCGCCCATACTGGCACAGGCAAAGAAAGGACCATGGAGGAATGGGAATATGTTCTTGGGGAGGCTGGCTTTAGTCGACACACAATCACACCTATTCATACCATCCAATCTGTTATTCAAGCTTTTCCTTAA
- the LOC103422175 gene encoding acetylserotonin O-methyltransferase-like isoform X1 — protein MEDTQRVLTWEEEEEHAKVDVWKYVFGFVEIAVVKCAIELGIAEAIESHGSPMTLLELSSALSCDPSHLYRVMRVLVHLKLFKEITTNQLGSKGYAQTPLSHRLLKSGENSMVALILLESSPVMLAPWHGLSARIRGNISNQLFEEVHGEDLWSFGAANPDHSKLFNDAMTCDVKAAVPAVIKSCIEVFKGLETIVDVGGGNGTMLRLLVEGCPWIRGINFDLPHVVSAAQDCDRVENVGGDMFDRVPKADAVIIKGVLHNWGDDDCIRILKKCREAVPKDTGKVIIIDAVIDEKYEKEDKKLANLKLMLDMVMIAHTNKGKERSLKEWEYVLGGAGFSGHTITPVPAIQYSVIQAFP, from the exons ATGGAAGATACTCAAAGAGTGTTAACatgggaagaggaagaagaacatGCCAAGGTGGATGTGTGGAAAtatgtttttgggtttgttgAAATCGCGGTGGTAAAATGTGCCATTGAGCTCGGAATAGCTGAAGCAATTGAAAGCCATGGAAGCCCCATGACACTCTTAGAGCTCTCATCTGCTCTAAGTTGTGATCCTTCTCACCTTTACCGCGTCATGAGGGTACTAGTCCACCTCAAATTATTCAAAGAAATAACCACAAACCAATTAGGCTCCAAAGGTTATGCACAAACACCTCTGTCTCACCGGCTACTGAAATCCGGAGAAAATAGCATGGTGGCGCTGATCTTGCTGGAGAGTAGTCCGGTAATGCTGGCACCATGGCACGGCTTAAGTGCCCGAATTCGAGGAAATATTAGCAATCAATTGTTTGAGGAAGTACATGGGGAGGACTTATGGAGCTTTGGTGCGGCCAATCCTGATCACAGCAAGCTTTTCAATGATGCAATGACTTGTGATGTAAAGGCAGCTGTGCCTGCAGTGATTAAAAGTTGTATAGAGGTGTTCAAAGGCCTTGAGACAATAGTAGATGTCGGCGGGGGAAATGGGACTATGTTGCGCTTGTTGGTCGAGGGTTGCCCTTGGATTCGTGGCATTAACTTTGATCTTCCGCATGTTGTCTCTGCTGCTCAGGATTGTGATCGCGTTGAGAATGTTGGAGGTGACATGTTTGATCGCGTTCCAAAGGCTGATGCAGTAATCATCAAG GGGGTTCTTCATAACTGGGGTGACGATGACTGCATTCGTATCCTTAAAAAGTGCCGGGAAGCCGTTCCTAAGGACACGGGGAAGGTGATCATCATAGATGCCGTTATCGACGAAAAATATGAGAAAGAAGACAAGAAGCTAGCAAATCTGAAATTGATGTTAGATATGGTGATGATTGCCCATACTAACAAAGGCAAAGAAAGGAGCTTGAAGGAATGGGAATATGTTCTTGGGGGGGCTGGCTTTAGTGGACACACTATCACACCTGTTCCTGCTATCCAATATTCTGTTATTCAAGCTTTTCCTTAA
- the LOC103422175 gene encoding acetylserotonin O-methyltransferase-like isoform X2, translating to MEDTQRVLTWEEEEEHAKVDVWKYVFGFVEIAVVKCAIELGIAEAIESHGSPMTLLELSSALSCDPSHLYRVMRVLVHLKLFKEITTNQLGSKGYAQTPLSHRLLKSGENSMVALILLESSPVMLAPWHGLSARIRGNISNQLFEEVHGEDLWSFGAANPDHSKLFNDAMTCDVKAAVPAVIKSCIEVFKGLETIVDVGGGNGTMLRLLVEGCPWIRGINFDLPHVVSAAQDCDRVENVGGDMFDRVPKADAVIIKCKLVDCRGFFITGVTMTAFVSLKSAGKPFLRTRGR from the exons ATGGAAGATACTCAAAGAGTGTTAACatgggaagaggaagaagaacatGCCAAGGTGGATGTGTGGAAAtatgtttttgggtttgttgAAATCGCGGTGGTAAAATGTGCCATTGAGCTCGGAATAGCTGAAGCAATTGAAAGCCATGGAAGCCCCATGACACTCTTAGAGCTCTCATCTGCTCTAAGTTGTGATCCTTCTCACCTTTACCGCGTCATGAGGGTACTAGTCCACCTCAAATTATTCAAAGAAATAACCACAAACCAATTAGGCTCCAAAGGTTATGCACAAACACCTCTGTCTCACCGGCTACTGAAATCCGGAGAAAATAGCATGGTGGCGCTGATCTTGCTGGAGAGTAGTCCGGTAATGCTGGCACCATGGCACGGCTTAAGTGCCCGAATTCGAGGAAATATTAGCAATCAATTGTTTGAGGAAGTACATGGGGAGGACTTATGGAGCTTTGGTGCGGCCAATCCTGATCACAGCAAGCTTTTCAATGATGCAATGACTTGTGATGTAAAGGCAGCTGTGCCTGCAGTGATTAAAAGTTGTATAGAGGTGTTCAAAGGCCTTGAGACAATAGTAGATGTCGGCGGGGGAAATGGGACTATGTTGCGCTTGTTGGTCGAGGGTTGCCCTTGGATTCGTGGCATTAACTTTGATCTTCCGCATGTTGTCTCTGCTGCTCAGGATTGTGATCGCGTTGAGAATGTTGGAGGTGACATGTTTGATCGCGTTCCAAAGGCTGATGCAGTAATCATCAAG TGCAAGTTGGTTGATTGTAGGGGGTTCTTCATAACTGGGGTGACGATGACTGCATTCGTATCCTTAAAAAGTGCCGGGAAGCCGTTCCTAAGGACACGGGGAAGGTGA